In Spirochaetota bacterium, a single genomic region encodes these proteins:
- a CDS encoding ABC-ATPase domain-containing protein, which translates to MIRRDADLKNILKKIDGKGYKAYKDIEDVFDFKDYILYIDHVSGDPFALPSRFRVRVSQCGARFPGDAYHNRSREIALRDFLARRFYDAARRYSRGNRGTGKSGLISIDRPGQEMLERTSLLVNDEFVEARILMGLPAFGRNISGRDARAMIFDELPQIIRSSLFFEGIERERLYRHIETAEDADYIRDRLDSLNLVAFISDGALLPRRSGVDDRPLEREKSVPFDSPESLRVSIELPNRGEVRGMGIPKGITLIVGGGYHGKSTLLKAIELGIYNHIPGDGREFVITNPYAVKIRAEDGRRIEKTSITPFISNLPFGKDTTGFSSDDASGSTSQSANILEALEVGCQALLIDEDTSATNFMIRDHRMQELVVKDREPITPFIDKVKQLYNELGVSSILVIGGSGDYFDVADYVICMVDYKPNDLTSEAQAIAHKYRAERRGEGGDSFGMIAERIPLSHSINPGKGRREVKISSKGLHSIAFGENTIDLGSVEQLVDISQTRAIGDAINYARKYMDGERTMKEIIGCVLDDIDNKGLDVLNNRPVVDYVEFRGLELAAAINRLRTIIMKQRG; encoded by the coding sequence ATGATTAGAAGAGATGCAGATTTAAAAAATATATTGAAGAAAATTGATGGGAAGGGGTACAAGGCCTATAAGGATATAGAGGATGTCTTTGATTTTAAAGATTATATTCTATATATTGATCATGTATCAGGAGACCCCTTCGCCTTGCCCAGTAGGTTTCGGGTTCGCGTATCGCAGTGTGGGGCTCGTTTCCCTGGTGATGCCTATCATAACAGGAGTAGGGAGATAGCCCTGAGGGATTTTCTTGCTCGGAGGTTTTACGATGCCGCGAGGAGATATAGCAGGGGGAATCGGGGCACTGGCAAGAGCGGACTGATCTCAATAGATCGGCCCGGGCAGGAGATGCTTGAACGGACATCGCTCCTGGTGAATGATGAATTTGTAGAGGCAAGGATTTTAATGGGACTTCCCGCATTTGGAAGGAATATCTCGGGCAGGGATGCACGCGCCATGATATTCGATGAACTGCCCCAAATTATTCGATCATCCCTATTCTTTGAAGGGATTGAGAGGGAGAGGTTATATAGACACATCGAGACCGCTGAGGATGCTGATTATATAAGGGATAGGCTGGATAGTCTCAATCTTGTGGCCTTTATCTCTGATGGAGCTCTCCTTCCCAGGCGAAGCGGGGTGGATGATCGTCCCCTAGAGAGGGAAAAGTCTGTGCCCTTTGACTCACCGGAATCCCTGCGCGTGAGTATAGAGCTCCCTAACAGGGGTGAGGTAAGAGGGATGGGAATTCCAAAGGGAATAACGCTTATCGTTGGTGGTGGCTATCACGGCAAATCCACCCTTCTGAAAGCGATTGAATTGGGGATATATAATCATATACCCGGTGACGGCAGGGAATTCGTAATAACCAATCCCTATGCTGTAAAGATTAGAGCAGAGGATGGCCGTCGTATTGAGAAGACCTCCATCACCCCCTTCATTTCCAATCTCCCCTTTGGCAAGGATACCACAGGGTTTTCCTCTGATGATGCCAGCGGAAGCACCTCACAGTCGGCCAATATACTTGAGGCTCTGGAGGTGGGGTGTCAGGCCCTCCTCATAGACGAGGACACATCAGCAACAAACTTTATGATCAGGGATCATAGAATGCAGGAGCTTGTTGTAAAGGATAGGGAGCCTATTACGCCTTTTATAGATAAGGTAAAACAGCTCTACAATGAGCTAGGCGTTTCGTCGATCCTGGTAATCGGGGGTTCTGGCGATTACTTTGATGTGGCGGATTATGTTATATGTATGGTAGATTATAAACCCAATGATTTGACCAGTGAGGCTCAAGCCATTGCCCATAAGTATAGGGCAGAGAGAAGAGGGGAGGGTGGAGATTCCTTTGGAATGATCGCGGAACGCATCCCCCTATCTCACAGCATCAATCCAGGCAAGGGCAGAAGGGAGGTGAAGATATCCTCCAAGGGATTACATTCCATCGCTTTTGGCGAAAATACTATTGATCTTGGGTCTGTAGAACAGTTGGTGGACATCAGTCAGACAAGGGCAATAGGTGATGCCATAAATTATGCAAGGAAGTATATGGATGGGGAGAGGACCATGAAGGAGATC